The following are encoded in a window of Actinomyces oris genomic DNA:
- the serC gene encoding 3-phosphoserine/phosphohydroxythreonine transaminase — protein MRVFNFSAGPAQLPLPVLEQAASELTSWGGSGMSVLEVSHRGADFVACAADAEATLRRLLSVPEGYRVLFLQGGASAQFAGIPLNLTAPGDTVAYLNTGQWSAKAIKQAGAYELDVVVPADEAASSYTTTPEPGSFTVPETARYLHYTPNETIGGVEFDYVPEAGEVPLVADFSSTILSRPIDVSRYGLIYAGAQKNMGPSGLAVVIVREDLLGRARPVTPTVLDYQKMADADSMLNTPPTFAIYLLGLIGHWIEDGGGLEAMAERNRAKAELLYGYIDSSDFYANPVQERSRSWMNVPFTLADPARDADFLAGAEAAGLTNLKGHRSVGGMRASIYNAMPIEGVRALIDYMTDFAARA, from the coding sequence GTGCGCGTCTTCAATTTCTCCGCCGGTCCCGCCCAGCTCCCTCTGCCCGTCCTCGAACAGGCCGCCTCCGAGCTCACCAGCTGGGGCGGATCGGGAATGTCCGTCCTGGAGGTCTCCCACCGCGGAGCCGACTTCGTGGCCTGCGCGGCCGACGCCGAGGCCACCCTGCGCCGCCTCCTGTCCGTTCCCGAGGGCTACCGTGTGCTCTTCCTTCAGGGCGGGGCCAGTGCCCAGTTCGCCGGCATTCCCCTCAACCTGACCGCCCCCGGCGATACGGTCGCCTACCTCAACACCGGCCAGTGGTCCGCCAAGGCCATCAAGCAGGCCGGAGCCTACGAGCTCGACGTCGTCGTGCCGGCCGACGAGGCCGCCTCCTCTTACACGACCACCCCCGAGCCCGGCTCCTTCACGGTGCCCGAGACCGCCCGCTACCTGCACTACACGCCCAACGAGACCATCGGCGGCGTCGAGTTCGACTACGTGCCCGAGGCCGGCGAGGTCCCGCTGGTGGCCGACTTCTCCTCCACGATCCTCTCGAGGCCCATCGACGTCTCCCGCTACGGCCTCATCTACGCCGGGGCTCAGAAGAACATGGGGCCCTCGGGCCTGGCCGTCGTCATCGTGCGCGAGGACCTGCTGGGGCGGGCCCGCCCGGTGACCCCCACCGTCCTGGACTACCAGAAGATGGCCGACGCCGACTCCATGCTCAACACGCCCCCCACCTTCGCCATCTACCTGCTGGGGCTCATCGGCCACTGGATCGAGGACGGCGGCGGCCTGGAGGCAATGGCCGAGCGCAACCGCGCCAAGGCCGAGCTCCTCTACGGCTACATCGACTCCTCCGACTTCTACGCCAACCCCGTTCAGGAGCGCTCGCGGTCCTGGATGAACGTGCCCTTCACCCTGGCCGACCCCGCCCGCGACGCCGACTTCCTGGCCGGCGCCGAGGCCGCCGGGCTCACCAACCTCAAGGGGCACCGCTCCGTGGGCGGCATGCGCGCCTCCATCTACAACGCCATGCCGATTGAGGGCGTGCGCGCCCTCATCGACTACATGACCGACTTCGCCGCCCGGGCCTGA
- a CDS encoding phosphoglycerate dehydrogenase codes for MTTSSVDHKFRIRTLNAISGAGLSRLPDELYEVGGSVEEPDALLVRSTKLHDTPIEDSVLAVARAGAGTNNIPVEALTERGVPVFNTPGANANAVKELVLAGLFIASRNLIPAARFAHTLEGDDAEIAKAVEAGKKQFVGFELPGRTLGVIGLGAIGVQVANAALGLGLNVVGFDPGISVEHAWHLSAEVERADSMEEVFRRADILTVHVPLIPATRGLVSTQRLALMKETAVLLNFARAEIVDTDAVVAALDEGTLRGYVCDFPSTQVHKHPKCISLPHLGASTKEAERNCAIMAADSLRGFLEDGQVHNSVNFPEAVMTRQEGTHRLVIVNRNVPNMVGQVSTIVAQHGQNIANLLNKSRGELAVTLVDVEGEIEPKVLEELRAIDGVLSARGI; via the coding sequence GTGACCACCAGCAGCGTTGACCACAAGTTCCGCATCCGCACCCTCAACGCCATCTCCGGTGCTGGCCTGTCCCGCCTGCCCGACGAGCTCTACGAGGTCGGCGGCTCCGTGGAGGAGCCCGACGCCCTGCTGGTGCGTTCGACCAAGCTCCACGACACCCCCATCGAGGACTCGGTCCTGGCCGTGGCCCGGGCCGGCGCCGGCACGAACAACATCCCGGTCGAGGCGCTCACCGAGCGCGGCGTGCCCGTGTTCAACACTCCCGGCGCCAACGCCAACGCCGTCAAGGAGCTGGTCCTGGCGGGACTGTTCATCGCCTCGCGCAACCTCATCCCGGCGGCCCGCTTCGCCCACACCCTCGAGGGCGACGACGCCGAGATCGCCAAGGCCGTCGAGGCCGGCAAGAAGCAGTTCGTCGGATTCGAGCTGCCCGGTCGCACGCTCGGCGTCATCGGCCTGGGGGCCATCGGTGTGCAGGTGGCCAACGCCGCCCTGGGGCTGGGGCTCAACGTCGTCGGCTTCGACCCGGGTATCTCCGTGGAGCACGCCTGGCACCTGAGCGCCGAGGTCGAGCGGGCTGACTCCATGGAGGAGGTCTTCCGCCGCGCCGACATCCTCACCGTTCACGTGCCCCTCATCCCCGCCACCCGCGGACTGGTGAGCACCCAGCGCCTGGCCCTCATGAAGGAGACCGCGGTGCTGCTCAACTTCGCGCGCGCCGAGATCGTCGACACCGACGCCGTCGTGGCCGCCCTGGACGAGGGCACGCTGCGCGGCTACGTGTGCGACTTCCCCTCCACGCAGGTCCACAAGCACCCCAAGTGCATTTCCCTGCCCCACCTGGGCGCCTCCACCAAGGAGGCCGAGCGCAACTGCGCCATCATGGCCGCCGACTCCCTGCGAGGCTTCCTCGAGGACGGGCAGGTCCACAACTCGGTCAACTTCCCCGAGGCCGTCATGACGCGTCAGGAGGGCACGCACCGGCTCGTCATCGTCAACCGCAACGTGCCCAACATGGTCGGCCAGGTCTCCACGATCGTGGCCCAGCACGGGCAGAACATTGCCAACCTGCTCAACAAGTCGCGCGGCGAGCTGGCGGTGACGCTGGTCGACGTCGAGGGCGAGATCGAGCCCAAGGTCCTGGAGGAGCTGCGCGCGATCGACGGCGTGCTGTCCGCGCGCGGCATCTGA
- a CDS encoding serine/threonine-protein kinase, with the protein MKPVAGLQLQGRYELVEQIALGGMGQVWRATDLRSGRAVAAKILRPELTGDEIFLSRLRAEAKNSKGLRHPNLAVVLDSGEKDGTGWLIMELVQGRALSDIIAEKGTLSPAEILPVLAQVARALQVVHDSGVVHRDVKPSNILINREGLAKLTDFGISTGINQRPLTASGMVMGTAQYLAPEQAMGNMATPAGDLYGLGIIAYEALVGRRPFSGATQVDIAFAHVNEEVPALPDAVPPQVQAIILKLLAKKPSDRPHSAREVARALDRAVVNLPTDAWDPREALSWEATGRRGPQTRELPRPATVRPGRHAAEEPTPSRTARHASGRSFLGLNLLTLRVVIPALALITLHSTGTLAHAHQVMPALMLSIPVKEVL; encoded by the coding sequence GTGAAACCTGTTGCCGGGCTCCAGCTCCAGGGCCGCTACGAGCTGGTCGAGCAGATCGCTCTGGGCGGCATGGGCCAGGTGTGGCGCGCCACCGACCTGCGCTCGGGACGTGCCGTGGCCGCCAAGATCCTGCGCCCCGAGCTGACCGGTGACGAGATCTTCCTGTCCCGCCTGCGTGCGGAGGCCAAGAACTCCAAGGGGCTACGCCACCCGAACCTCGCCGTCGTCCTGGACTCCGGGGAGAAGGACGGGACCGGCTGGCTCATCATGGAGCTCGTCCAGGGGCGCGCCCTGTCCGACATCATCGCCGAGAAGGGGACCCTGTCACCCGCGGAGATCCTGCCGGTCCTGGCGCAGGTGGCCCGCGCCCTGCAGGTCGTCCACGACTCCGGCGTCGTCCACCGGGACGTCAAGCCCTCCAACATCCTCATCAACCGCGAGGGCCTGGCCAAGCTCACCGACTTCGGCATCTCCACCGGCATCAACCAGCGCCCCCTGACGGCCTCCGGCATGGTCATGGGCACCGCCCAGTACCTCGCCCCCGAGCAGGCCATGGGGAACATGGCCACCCCGGCCGGCGACCTCTACGGGCTGGGCATCATCGCCTACGAGGCCCTGGTGGGGCGACGCCCCTTCAGCGGAGCCACCCAGGTCGATATCGCCTTCGCGCACGTCAACGAGGAGGTGCCCGCCCTCCCCGACGCCGTCCCGCCCCAGGTCCAGGCCATCATCCTCAAGCTGCTCGCCAAGAAGCCCTCCGACCGGCCGCACTCCGCCCGCGAGGTGGCCCGCGCCCTGGACCGGGCGGTGGTGAACCTCCCCACGGACGCGTGGGATCCCCGTGAGGCGCTCAGCTGGGAGGCCACCGGTCGCCGTGGCCCGCAGACCCGTGAGCTGCCCCGGCCGGCCACCGTGCGTCCCGGCCGTCACGCGGCCGAGGAGCCGACGCCGTCGCGCACCGCCCGGCACGCCTCAGGGCGCTCCTTCCTTGGCCTCAACCTGCTGACGCTGAGGGTCGTCATCCCGGCGCTCGCGCTCATCACCCTGCACAGCACGGGTACGCTTGCCCATGCGCATCAGGTCATGCCAGCCTTGATGCTGAGCATCCCTGTCAAGGAGGTACTGTGA
- a CDS encoding peptidoglycan D,D-transpeptidase FtsI family protein → MNRQIRQVAFLVLVMFATLALSVTSVQGLARPSVWESWSANGALNSDPRNRRTVSRNFDTERGPILLAGGTTIASTQKSDDGQGSEDYQRIYANGPLYAPVTGYFSPAFASMTGMEKEGNSVLNGDDPSLFSSRIKTLITGDSQRGGAVELTIKPEIQQAAYDALGGREGAVVALDPKTGAILALVSTPSYDPSAFATRNGNAANEANTTLSQDSSRPLDNRAIAGNRYPPGSTFKILTTAAALRTGKITPDQEVDAPDTITLPGTSHSLENYGGESCGGGRTTFSKAFAESCNTPFAQLAMNVGEEELSKEAKNWGFDSDLSIPLKVTPSTYPHNDSQAQTAMAGIGQASVQATPLMMAMVAATVANKGEQMTPYLVSRILDPDLNEVSSTSTKVARTPIDSATASSLSSLMQEAVATGTGTSAQVSGVQVAGKTGTAETGTDSGPTTWFVGFAGTDIDKPEIALAVVLDGNAETEDGATGGKVAGPVAAQVIDAAVNQ, encoded by the coding sequence ATGAACCGACAGATCCGTCAGGTCGCCTTCCTGGTGCTGGTCATGTTCGCCACGCTGGCCCTGTCCGTCACGAGCGTCCAGGGCCTGGCCCGTCCGTCCGTGTGGGAGTCGTGGTCGGCCAACGGGGCCCTCAACTCCGATCCGCGCAACCGCCGCACCGTCAGCCGCAACTTCGACACCGAGCGGGGCCCGATCCTCCTGGCCGGCGGTACCACGATCGCCAGCACCCAGAAGTCCGACGACGGTCAGGGCTCTGAGGACTACCAGCGCATCTACGCCAACGGGCCGCTCTACGCCCCGGTGACCGGGTACTTCTCGCCCGCCTTCGCCTCCATGACCGGCATGGAGAAGGAGGGCAACTCCGTGCTCAACGGGGACGACCCCTCCCTGTTCTCCTCCCGGATCAAGACCCTCATCACCGGTGACTCCCAGCGGGGCGGGGCCGTGGAGCTGACCATCAAGCCCGAGATCCAGCAGGCCGCCTACGACGCCCTGGGCGGCCGCGAGGGCGCCGTCGTGGCCCTGGACCCCAAGACCGGGGCCATCCTCGCCCTGGTCTCCACCCCCTCCTACGACCCCTCGGCCTTCGCGACCCGCAACGGGAACGCCGCCAACGAGGCCAACACGACTCTCAGCCAGGACTCCTCCCGCCCCCTGGACAACCGGGCCATCGCCGGCAACCGCTACCCGCCGGGGTCGACCTTCAAGATCCTCACCACGGCGGCGGCGCTGCGCACCGGCAAGATCACCCCGGATCAGGAGGTCGACGCCCCCGACACCATCACCCTGCCGGGCACCAGCCACTCCCTGGAGAACTACGGCGGGGAGTCCTGCGGCGGCGGTCGGACCACCTTCTCCAAAGCCTTCGCCGAGTCCTGCAACACCCCCTTCGCCCAGCTGGCCATGAACGTCGGTGAGGAGGAGCTCTCCAAGGAGGCGAAGAACTGGGGCTTCGACTCCGACCTGTCCATCCCGCTGAAGGTCACGCCGTCGACCTACCCGCACAACGACTCCCAGGCGCAGACCGCCATGGCCGGCATCGGTCAGGCCTCGGTGCAGGCGACCCCGCTCATGATGGCGATGGTGGCCGCCACCGTGGCCAACAAGGGCGAGCAGATGACCCCCTACCTGGTCTCGCGCATCCTGGACCCCGACCTCAACGAGGTCAGCTCCACCTCCACGAAGGTGGCCCGCACCCCGATCGACTCGGCCACCGCCTCCTCCCTGTCCTCCCTCATGCAGGAGGCCGTGGCCACCGGCACGGGCACCAGCGCCCAGGTCAGCGGGGTCCAGGTCGCCGGCAAGACCGGTACCGCCGAGACCGGCACCGACAGCGGCCCCACCACCTGGTTCGTGGGCTTCGCCGGCACCGACATCGACAAGCCTGAGATCGCCCTGGCCGTCGTGCTCGACGGCAATGCCGAGACCGAGGACGGCGCCACCGGCGGCAAGGTCGCCGGCCCCGTCGCCGCCCAGGTCATCGATGCGGCGGTGAACCAGTGA
- a CDS encoding Fic family protein, translating into MDDAAAAASWPRVTWETLPWRPRDGAALSARQRSRLPRTYDSAVVPNIADAAIELPTEVMAREAAAVSAITRFDTTAACTLLPFTPLLLRSESSASSRIERLTSSARRIVEEETFGGDRSSGNAALIVANTRTMEAATAAPWPLGLSSLLSMHQALLGDSAPTIAGRLRQEPVWIGGSDLSPAGAMFVPPHHERVPSALEDLLSFLRRSDLPPLTKAALAHAQLETIHPFADGNGRTGRALIHVILSGEGLCLNAPLPLSAILLTDVGTYFRALDKYRAGAPLAVVELFIDAAQRAAELGAWASRELDDVHRQMQDRVSSRAGTPDRDLVRHLVSQPVTDVRGAANAAGVSEQAARRALERLETAGVVRGYQVSRGRRAWRAQDVLDLMDEVAEGLGHRQAPTDM; encoded by the coding sequence ATGGATGATGCAGCCGCAGCTGCCTCATGGCCGCGCGTGACCTGGGAGACCCTGCCCTGGCGCCCCCGGGACGGCGCTGCTCTCAGCGCTCGGCAGCGCTCTCGTCTGCCACGCACCTACGACTCGGCCGTCGTACCGAATATCGCCGACGCCGCCATCGAGCTCCCCACCGAGGTCATGGCACGTGAAGCGGCAGCAGTGTCCGCCATCACGCGCTTCGATACGACGGCGGCCTGCACCCTGCTTCCCTTCACACCCCTGCTTCTGCGCAGCGAGTCGAGCGCGTCCTCGCGCATTGAGCGCCTGACGTCGTCGGCACGCCGCATCGTGGAGGAGGAGACCTTCGGCGGCGACCGCAGCAGTGGAAACGCCGCCCTCATCGTGGCCAACACCCGAACGATGGAGGCGGCCACCGCAGCACCCTGGCCCCTGGGCCTCAGCTCCCTGCTGTCCATGCATCAGGCCCTGCTGGGGGACTCGGCCCCAACCATCGCGGGCCGGCTCCGGCAAGAGCCGGTATGGATCGGTGGCTCGGACCTATCCCCGGCAGGCGCCATGTTCGTCCCGCCTCACCATGAACGAGTGCCGAGCGCACTGGAGGATCTGCTCTCCTTCTTACGGCGCTCGGACCTGCCGCCCTTGACCAAGGCGGCGCTGGCGCACGCCCAGCTGGAGACGATCCATCCTTTCGCGGACGGCAACGGCCGCACCGGGCGGGCGCTGATTCACGTCATCCTGTCGGGGGAAGGACTGTGCCTCAACGCACCACTGCCGCTGTCGGCGATCCTCCTGACCGATGTAGGGACCTACTTCCGAGCCCTGGACAAGTACCGAGCAGGGGCGCCGCTGGCGGTGGTCGAGCTGTTCATCGATGCGGCGCAGCGCGCCGCGGAGCTCGGGGCCTGGGCGAGCCGGGAGCTCGACGACGTGCACAGGCAGATGCAGGATCGTGTGTCCTCCCGTGCTGGGACCCCCGACCGTGACCTCGTACGCCATCTGGTCTCCCAGCCGGTGACGGATGTTCGCGGGGCTGCCAACGCAGCAGGAGTCTCGGAGCAGGCGGCGCGGCGCGCGCTGGAGCGTCTGGAGACCGCTGGTGTCGTTCGGGGATACCAGGTCTCCCGGGGCCGCCGAGCCTGGAGGGCTCAGGACGTCCTGGACCTCATGGACGAGGTGGCCGAGGGACTCGGGCACCGGCAGGCTCCCACGGACATGTGA
- the pknB gene encoding Stk1 family PASTA domain-containing Ser/Thr kinase, translating into MTSQFPQVLAGRYEIRDLIGRGGMAEVHLGYDTRLSRVVAIKLLRSDIAGDPTFQARFRREAQSAAALNHPAVVAVYDSGEEELLQPGGASRTVPYIVMEYVEGHTVRELLSEGEAVPIAEAAEIVSGVLDALEYSHRVGIVHRDIKPGNIMLTSTGAVKVMDFGIARAIEDSASTVTQTHTVVGTAQYLSPEQARGESVDARSDLYSTGCLLYELLTGQPPFQGDSAVAIAYQHVREIPKRPSSLAADVPESLDRVILKSLAKSREDRYQDAAHMRADLQAAVRGLSVAAPAADSWSPATSVMASPEAEPVQPTSTFAQVASEPSPMQAAKEAEEPEEKPKSHAWVWILVFLLFMALAVASGLWASGAFDSHPTPTPSPTISKVEVPDTSGQDEESARKTIEGAGLKFAKDEVANEEVSAGLAVSSDPGKGTKVEPNSTVTVHFSTGSAMVKVPDLTGKTQEDARKALKDAGLEGGNTSQEDSATVAKDRVIYTNPPAGNSVARGTTVDLVLSTGNTSVPDVSGQDEATAKKTIEDAGLQFKKGDDVASAEVERGKAVSSDPAAGSSASSGDTITVHFSSGAATQAPNGPVTIPKNLNGKTVEEATAELQKLGLNVTVDYKSSDKVDAGKVIGTSPKAGDQVPAGSTVNLTVSSGKDGGGGDNQQPGNPNPGGGGGGVN; encoded by the coding sequence GTGACCAGTCAGTTCCCCCAGGTCCTCGCGGGCCGTTACGAGATCCGCGACCTCATCGGACGTGGTGGTATGGCAGAGGTGCACCTCGGCTACGACACTCGCCTGTCGCGGGTCGTGGCCATCAAGCTGCTGCGTTCGGACATCGCCGGCGACCCCACCTTCCAGGCCCGCTTCCGCCGAGAGGCCCAGTCCGCGGCGGCCCTCAACCACCCCGCCGTCGTCGCCGTCTACGACTCCGGGGAGGAGGAGCTCCTCCAGCCCGGTGGCGCCAGCCGTACCGTTCCCTACATCGTCATGGAGTACGTCGAGGGGCACACGGTGCGTGAGCTCCTCAGCGAGGGCGAGGCCGTCCCGATCGCGGAGGCGGCGGAGATCGTCTCCGGAGTCCTGGACGCCCTGGAGTACTCCCACCGGGTGGGGATCGTCCACCGTGACATCAAGCCCGGAAACATCATGCTGACCTCCACCGGCGCGGTGAAGGTCATGGACTTCGGCATCGCGCGGGCCATTGAGGACTCCGCCTCCACGGTCACCCAGACCCACACGGTGGTGGGCACCGCCCAGTACCTCTCCCCGGAGCAGGCTCGCGGCGAGTCCGTGGACGCCCGCTCGGACCTGTACTCCACCGGCTGTCTTCTCTACGAGCTGCTCACCGGCCAGCCGCCTTTCCAGGGCGACTCCGCCGTGGCCATCGCCTACCAGCACGTGCGGGAGATCCCCAAGCGCCCCTCGTCCCTGGCGGCCGATGTGCCCGAGTCCCTGGACCGGGTGATCCTCAAGTCGCTGGCTAAGAGCCGCGAGGACCGCTACCAGGACGCCGCCCACATGCGCGCCGACCTGCAGGCGGCCGTCCGAGGCCTGTCCGTGGCCGCGCCGGCCGCCGACTCCTGGTCCCCGGCCACCTCGGTCATGGCCTCACCGGAGGCCGAGCCGGTTCAGCCCACCTCCACCTTCGCCCAGGTGGCCTCCGAGCCCTCTCCGATGCAGGCGGCCAAGGAGGCCGAGGAGCCCGAGGAGAAGCCCAAGAGCCACGCCTGGGTCTGGATCCTCGTGTTCCTGCTGTTCATGGCCCTGGCCGTCGCCAGCGGGCTGTGGGCCTCCGGGGCCTTCGACTCTCACCCGACCCCGACGCCGAGCCCCACCATCAGCAAGGTGGAGGTCCCCGACACCTCCGGTCAGGACGAGGAATCGGCCAGGAAGACCATCGAGGGCGCCGGCCTGAAGTTCGCCAAGGACGAGGTCGCCAACGAGGAGGTCAGCGCGGGCCTGGCCGTCTCCTCCGACCCGGGCAAGGGCACGAAGGTCGAGCCGAACTCCACCGTCACCGTCCACTTCTCCACCGGATCCGCCATGGTCAAGGTTCCCGACCTGACCGGCAAGACCCAGGAGGACGCCCGCAAGGCCCTCAAGGACGCCGGGCTCGAGGGCGGAAACACCTCTCAGGAGGACTCCGCCACGGTCGCCAAGGACCGGGTCATCTACACCAACCCGCCGGCGGGGAACTCCGTTGCGCGCGGCACCACGGTGGACCTGGTGCTCTCCACCGGCAATACCTCCGTCCCCGACGTCTCCGGTCAGGACGAGGCCACGGCGAAGAAGACCATTGAGGACGCCGGCCTGCAGTTCAAGAAGGGCGACGACGTCGCCTCGGCGGAGGTCGAGCGCGGCAAGGCCGTCTCCTCCGACCCGGCCGCGGGCTCCAGCGCCTCCTCGGGAGACACAATCACCGTGCACTTCTCCAGCGGCGCGGCCACGCAGGCGCCGAACGGTCCCGTGACGATTCCCAAGAACCTCAACGGCAAGACCGTCGAGGAGGCAACTGCCGAACTGCAGAAGCTCGGACTCAACGTCACCGTGGACTACAAGTCCTCTGACAAGGTGGACGCCGGTAAGGTCATCGGTACGAGCCCGAAGGCCGGAGACCAAGTGCCCGCCGGTTCGACCGTTAACCTCACGGTCTCCAGCGGTAAGGACGGCGGAGGCGGCGACAACCAGCAACCGGGCAACCCCAATCCTGGCGGCGGAGGCGGAGGCGTCAACTGA
- a CDS encoding DUF4832 domain-containing protein, translating into MIDSQHDETISAAASGSTSAAAQQSHGPGSDRTPSLGHQVLDRLRRGRKPRLGAILMALVAVVSLATGFRACNCNRAWTEVSAAATPEANPLKGMMPFAPADASHSPALQDNAPPHTMEWLTLPVSDVVTGPGSYAWDKLDAHLNAIASRGHQAVLRFYVDYPGRPSGIPAYLLSSHAVPTHEYTFNGNAPGQSLAPDYNDPEMMSMLTGFVSALGQQYDGDPRLAFITHGLVGFWGEGHTYPMNGKVSGENPSGENWMPSAANQNTLIDTWDGAFQVTPTLARYPSAETVKRGVGYHDDSFGYATMDTADWHFLPKLKEAKADQAWQQHPIGGEVYPGIQECSVRNPGSCMASGSNGGTVDINASIKATHASWLVDNWAFTTTLNGPERERTVQASAETGYDLAVARWRMRNGKVEVQIANNGVAPFYYNWNVEAVAINTSNGMEVGRTTLSGDLRKVAVGKTQTFSGQLPADPAGENTILVRVVNPLDSGQPLRFSSAGQDQTLPGYLTLGRAPTK; encoded by the coding sequence ATGATCGATTCACAGCACGACGAGACCATTTCTGCAGCAGCTTCCGGCTCCACGTCGGCGGCCGCGCAGCAATCGCACGGCCCAGGTTCCGATCGCACGCCCTCCCTGGGACACCAGGTGCTCGACCGGCTCCGCAGGGGACGCAAGCCGCGCCTGGGCGCCATCCTCATGGCGCTGGTCGCCGTGGTGTCCCTGGCCACCGGGTTCCGGGCCTGCAACTGCAACCGGGCCTGGACGGAGGTCTCCGCGGCGGCCACCCCGGAGGCCAACCCGCTCAAGGGCATGATGCCCTTCGCGCCGGCGGACGCCTCCCACTCACCGGCACTGCAGGACAACGCCCCGCCCCACACGATGGAGTGGCTGACGCTGCCGGTCAGCGACGTCGTCACCGGACCCGGCTCGTACGCATGGGACAAACTCGATGCACACCTCAACGCCATCGCCTCGCGCGGGCACCAGGCGGTGCTGCGCTTCTACGTCGACTACCCCGGGCGCCCCAGCGGCATCCCGGCCTATCTGCTGAGCTCCCACGCGGTGCCGACCCACGAGTACACGTTCAACGGCAACGCACCGGGCCAGTCGCTGGCGCCGGACTACAACGACCCCGAGATGATGTCGATGCTCACCGGCTTCGTCTCGGCCCTGGGCCAGCAGTACGACGGCGACCCGCGCCTGGCCTTCATCACCCACGGCCTGGTGGGCTTCTGGGGTGAGGGGCACACCTACCCGATGAACGGCAAGGTCTCCGGGGAGAACCCCTCCGGCGAGAACTGGATGCCGTCGGCGGCGAACCAGAACACGCTCATCGACACCTGGGACGGCGCCTTCCAGGTGACGCCGACGCTGGCGCGATACCCGTCCGCGGAGACGGTCAAGCGCGGCGTCGGCTACCACGACGACTCCTTCGGCTACGCCACGATGGACACCGCCGACTGGCACTTCCTGCCGAAGCTGAAGGAGGCCAAGGCGGACCAGGCCTGGCAGCAGCACCCCATCGGCGGCGAGGTCTACCCGGGCATCCAGGAGTGCTCCGTGCGCAACCCGGGCAGCTGCATGGCCTCGGGCTCCAACGGAGGAACGGTGGACATCAACGCCTCCATCAAGGCCACGCACGCGAGCTGGTTGGTGGACAACTGGGCCTTCACCACGACCCTCAACGGCCCCGAGCGCGAGCGGACCGTGCAGGCCTCCGCCGAGACCGGCTACGACCTGGCGGTGGCGCGCTGGCGGATGCGCAACGGCAAGGTCGAGGTGCAGATCGCCAACAACGGGGTGGCGCCCTTCTACTACAACTGGAACGTGGAGGCGGTGGCCATCAACACCTCCAACGGCATGGAGGTCGGACGCACCACGCTCAGCGGCGACCTGCGCAAGGTCGCGGTCGGCAAGACCCAGACCTTCTCCGGGCAGCTCCCGGCGGACCCGGCCGGGGAGAACACGATCCTGGTGCGCGTGGTCAACCCGCTCGACTCAGGCCAGCCGCTGCGCTTCTCCAGCGCCGGCCAGGACCAGACGCTTCCCGGCTACCTCACCCTGGGCCGCGCCCCCACCAAGTAG